In Acidisarcina polymorpha, the DNA window TTGCAAATGCGCTTCTAGCCATGCATGGCGAGATTGCGCGCGCCTGGAGCGTAGCGGAGCTGGCGCGTTTGTGCGGCGTGTCGAGGTCGGGTTTTGCAACACGCTTCAAGGACGTGTTGGGAGTTGGACCGATTGAATACCTGATGAATTGGCGGATGGCCGTGGCCAAGGATGAACTGCGACGCGGAAGACGAAGCATCGTCGAGATTGCGCTGGCCGTAGGATTTCAGTCGCCGAGCGCGTTCAGCACATCGTTCACCAGAGCGGTGGGCTGTTCTCCGAAACGGTTTGCTGGAAAAGCCGCTTAACGCAGCAGAAGTCGAGCGATTCTGGCGATCCTGCTCGGTTGCCGGCTGCGTCGCCGCGCACTTGCGGAACTCGCCGTCGAAAGCTTGCAGCGTCGCGAGGAACGCTGGGCCAATGTGGACCTGGTCGGCAAAGGAAACCACCTACGGATTGTCCTTCTACCGAATTGGGTGTAGGAATCCCTCGATACCTGGTTAGCGGCGCCCGGCATCGAAAGCGGTCCGCTATTCCGATGTGTCTGTCAGGCGGGTAAACTCTGGGGGCGTACCCGAGAAACGGTCTGGCACGTCGTCAAGAGGGGCGCCGCAGTATGAATATTCCGCGTCTTGCGCCGCACGACCTCCGCCGCTCTTTCCGGCAAATTCGACCGTATCTGGCCCAACCTCAAAATACGATCTCGCGGTCGAGTTCCAAGAGAGCGCGGCGGAGCTGATCCCGTGTCAGAGTTGTCGTGTCGGTCTCTCGCAGTTGCGTTGAAACCTTCGCTTTGCGCGCAGGATCTTTTGAGAGGAAGTCTTGGTCGACCGCCTCAGCAAAGATATCCCGGAGTTAAGCACACATCTGCAACACCCTGTCCCTGGGTCGTGTTGTAGCGAGCTGTTGAGATGAAGCCGCAAGCTGAACTTGTCGAAGTTCGCCAACGGAATCACTCCAAAAGCTCGATGAGATCGCGTTGAATGAGGATCGTCTTCGTCTTTGACGTCTGCTATCAAGGGATTATTCCATCTTCTGCTACTCATTGAGCGTCGTGAGCAGTTTCAACGCAATCGTACGGTTTATTGATGAGGGCAGGTGCAACGCGAAAAACCAATGGGCTGCGCCGTGTGGTGGCGCAGCCCATTTGTTTGACCCATTGACGCATGATTGGTTACCGGCCTAAGGCATATATATTTGCTTCATTCCAGTGATAATCAACGGGAAATTGAATGTTAGATATAGTAGCTAAGCCATGTAACTAAATGCGCGCCGAAAACTCCTATATGGGCGCACCGACAGGCGTAAAGATACTTGGTGGTGTAGCCCTGAACAATAAGGAGTACGACGATGGTTCCTGCATTTCGTGGGTCTTCCCCTAGCGGAAGAGACCTTAATGTGATTGCTCTTCGCTCACGCATCTATTCCTCCACAAAGCTCTTCATTCTGGCCAGCGCCACGATGATGAGCAGCGTTTTATCTCCAACCGTATCGGCGCAGAATGTTGTGGCGGCGAGACCGCCGGTGTCACCGGAGGCGATGGCCGTGCATGTTCTCGCAAAGCGTCCGGTCGCGAACTCGGTTGCGATAGACGTCGTTGAGCCGGCGGATTGGGTCAACTCGGAACAAGGTCCCGGAGCCGGACCGCGCGATCTCGGTCATCCTGGCTGCGACTTGTTCCCCGCGCCCGCATCCGTCGGCACAGACGTGGGGCTCTCTTATTTCGGCCCTTCCCCCTCCACAGTAAACCCAAGCCTTGTCGGCCCCGTGCAACTGCTTAATACCGGACAGGTCGATGCGACAGCTGGAACGATCACCATTCCGCTTTACAAGGGAAAAGTAAAGAGCACCGGCAAGACCGCTTGGTATGTCCTTACGGACGTTTCCGATCAAGGGGTTGCCCAAGAACTCGGTCTGAACTATTCCGCGAAGCTTAACTTCATCAACGCGGCAGCGAGGACCGGCAACTTGGATGCGGAAGGAAACATTGTGTTCGATAAAGGCACTGTCAACTTCGCGCCGGTTCGCAATATCGTGCCCGGACCCGAGGGAGCGGAATTTCCTCCCAAGTCCGCCGTGCCCGGCGAGACCGGGGATGCGAACTATAGCCCTTACGTCAGCATCAGCAATGCCCAGGGCGTAATCTACAACGCTCCTATGGTCGCGTACGACGTCGATGCCAGCCAGATCAACTTCCCCAAGGGCCACGTGGACTATACCAAGGTTCATGACCAGGTTGTGGCCATCGATCCTATTAACATGACCGTTACCCTGAACCTGATTAACGGTTTCAGCTTCGGCCGCCCGGTTTGGTACATCTCCATGGACGCCAGCATCCCGCTAGCTGCCGCGATCGAGCACAACACCTACGCTCCGTTGATGGGTAAACTGCTTCTGGGTAATGACGACAGCTTTGCTAGCCCGATTGAGCGCATCTTCATCGCCACTAACGGCGTTGAAGGGTGCGAAAATCCTCGACGTCAGGGGTTGTCAGCCGACCTGAACGATGGTCACAGACCGAACAACACATTGGGAGGGATTCCGACAATCGCTCTCGATTACAGCCCGGCCTGGGACGCGAACTTGTATACGTGGACTGACGAGGCCATTTCCAAGGGGTATCGCCAGCAACTTCGTGAAGAGTTCCAGATTCTCACCTACGCGCAAGACGGCTTGATCACCGGAGCTTCTGCTACAGCACCGTTCGGCAGCGCGGGTTTCTCCATTAATTGCCCGATCGTCCAAAGGCTAGATTGATCGAAAGACTGCTTCTGGGATTGTTCGAGCCTGACTTCGTTTGAACAATCCCAGCTTCTCATTCAACGGTCGATCTGACGTAGGCTCTTAACCCTTCAAGCTCTTCGATGAGCGTGTGTGGTTTTATTCGCCACAAACCAAATTAAGCACGACGTTGTAACTTGCCGAGCTGGCTTGTCGGATTGTCCTTGTATAAGAGGAGTGTCTCGTCATGTCGGCTTTTGCCCTTTCATCCGTTGAGCCAGAGGGCCCCCAAAATGCGACTGTATCTATGAGAAAGTTTCGGAGACTACCGCCGTCGTCTATGTTTCGCCCTGATAATTGTTGATTCGGGGTCCGTATGTTTCCGCTCTGCTATTAAGACGTCATGGTACCTTGCTCCAGTCAGAGATCGGGATGGTTGTGGTCAATGAGAGTCGTAGTCCGAGAGAAGGTTACCAAAAAGGAGCAATCATTAGAAATCGAGGAGGGCCGTAACCTTTGCAGCCGTTCTGTTGTCTAAATCAACGTGCTTAAGCGGGAATCATCGGTCGACGCAACCCCGCAGGTCACTCACCAGGGTCGTTCCTGGGTTATCGGCGTTACCAGCTTGTTCTTCATCCTGTTGCAAAGTGCTTGCACGGCTGTCACTGCACTTAGCGGCCTTCGTCTCCTGATAGGCATAGGCTCGCTTGCGGCTGCCGCGACTGGAGCTGAGGTTCTGGCCTCCATCCACGGAGATTTCATTCGAATTCCAATGGAATTGCTGGCAATCGCCGGGTCTCTCGTGAACCTCTATGTTATTTGGCGCATTCGCTCGCTGCGTGGCCGGCCTTCATCGCGATGGAGAGTCCGACCCGTCACATCAGCGAAGAAACGAGCTGAAACAATCCAGATCGCGCTTGCGGTTCTCACCCTGCTTCTGGTGTTTGCCGAGTTGACAATCCATTTCCATCTGCATCACTCGATCTGATCGGTTCACTCTTTAATCCAGCCCAGGCCGGGTGGTGATCGCGGCTCTGATTGCTGATAGTGACGCCCGAGGCGCGAGAACCACTCCGTCCGTTCCGGATCGTCGAATTCCCAGCTCCAGCCATAGCTCCTCAAGATCAACTGTGATCGGCCTGTTCTTCCACTGGTTGTACATGTCAACAAGAACCGTTGTTCCCGTCGCCTTGTCGCCGATCCCGAGGACCTTCAACAGAGGCCACTGTTTGTCGATCGTTCCACCAGTGGCGACGATAGCGCGTAGCGCGTTCTGCAGCCCCTTGCGGTTTTCTGTCTTTCGGCGAATCTCAACATCGGCGACGAGGCAAAACATCGCCCCTCCCCAGTAGGTGCGGCCCCAGCTGTGAGTCTGATCCAGACCGAGATCCCCTCGGTGAGGCTGTCCTTGCCACATGCCCAGGATCATGCCCGCCCACACCTGCCGGACGGGTAGTTGTCCGGCTTGAGCGCGCGCGATCGGCTCGACATATGTCGCCAGGCCTTCCTCCATCCAACTCTGGCTGTCTGGCAACGACGAAA includes these proteins:
- a CDS encoding DUF7482 domain-containing protein, with the protein product MVPAFRGSSPSGRDLNVIALRSRIYSSTKLFILASATMMSSVLSPTVSAQNVVAARPPVSPEAMAVHVLAKRPVANSVAIDVVEPADWVNSEQGPGAGPRDLGHPGCDLFPAPASVGTDVGLSYFGPSPSTVNPSLVGPVQLLNTGQVDATAGTITIPLYKGKVKSTGKTAWYVLTDVSDQGVAQELGLNYSAKLNFINAAARTGNLDAEGNIVFDKGTVNFAPVRNIVPGPEGAEFPPKSAVPGETGDANYSPYVSISNAQGVIYNAPMVAYDVDASQINFPKGHVDYTKVHDQVVAIDPINMTVTLNLINGFSFGRPVWYISMDASIPLAAAIEHNTYAPLMGKLLLGNDDSFASPIERIFIATNGVEGCENPRRQGLSADLNDGHRPNNTLGGIPTIALDYSPAWDANLYTWTDEAISKGYRQQLREEFQILTYAQDGLITGASATAPFGSAGFSINCPIVQRLD